The following coding sequences lie in one Lytechinus pictus isolate F3 Inbred unplaced genomic scaffold, Lp3.0 scaffold_20, whole genome shotgun sequence genomic window:
- the LOC135157861 gene encoding uncharacterized protein LOC135157861 has product MATLKEVALLYSPLSTDHRDEIEEKTDDEIMEYKGCTMSTESISRSSNCTSIGLHACAVDIRRNVLEANSITSLPSSLLETSSVKTSALSGTNRKLSLNDSSSKLFDSPNRKASIPFDIGRKISLHDISVPPKTSYSSRKSSLPVGVDRKISLGDCNSLITSSRKTSLAFDQDRKISLNDSISSVTCRICLDGEIPGEQLVNPCLCTGSASHVHITCLKKWLMTSGSNICELCQYELDVGWKSTSMWKALKELSNVRMTNRKICWALLVSISALTLPLFCICIFVLDDEDLRLQLSQPASIAVSYGVILISCAAYLTLLFMVAYLTWKWDFCPSMSRCHFPTEIEIRVESLEERLKRGRTRRDGYYRNATPILNHDGNGEDGRNDGFMDPYWMNGGGYI; this is encoded by the exons ATGGCGACATTAAAGGAAGTGGCCTTGCTATACTCTCCCTTATCAACTGACCACCGAGATGAGATCGAAGAAAAGACAGACGATGAGATCATGGAATACAAAGGATGTACGATGTCCACTGAATCG attTCACGGAGTTCAAACTGCACAAGCATTGGCCTTCATGCATGCGCAGTTGATATCAGACGTAACGTATTAGAAGCAAACTCTATCACATCTTTACCTTCGAGTCTTCTCGAGACATCATCCGTAAAGACATCGGCATTATCCGGAACGAATCGGAAACTCTCTCTCAATGACTCTTCGAGCAAACTCTTCGACTCGCCTAATCGAAAAGCTTCGATTCCCTTTGACATTGGTCGGAAGATTTCGCTCCATGACATCTCAGTCCCTCCTAAAACTTCGTATTCTTCTCGGAAATCTTCGTTGCCAGTCGGTGTTGACCGAAAGATTTCTCTTGGAGACTGCAACAGTTTGATCACCTCATCTCGCAAAACGTCGTTGGCATTCGATCAAGATCGGAAGATTTCGTTGAACGATAGTATCAGCTCGGTCACTTGCCGAATTTGTCTCGATGGAGAAATCCCTGGAGAACAACTTGTTAATCCGTGTTTATGTACAGGTAGTGCGAGTCACGTGCATATCACGTGTTTGAAAAAGTGGCTGATGACCTCCGGAAGTAATATTTGTGAACTCTGTCAATATGAGTTGGATGTTGGTTGGAAGTCAACATCGATGTGGAAGGCGCTCAAG GAGCTTTCAAACGTGCGTATGACCAATCGTAAGATATGTTGGGCATTGCTAGTCTCCATCTCAGCCCTCACACTACCCCTTTTCTGTAtctgtatatttgttttggatGATGAGGATTTAAGACTACAACTCAGCCAACCAGCCAGTATAGCCGTTTCCTATG GTGTGATATTAATTTCCTGTGCTGCCTACCTCACCCTCCTATTCATGGTAGCATACCTGACCTGGAAATGGGACTTCTGCCCGAGTATGTCACGATGTCACTTCCCAACCGAGATCGAAATCCGTGTCGAAAGTCTGGAGGAGAGGTTAAAACGAGGACGAACACGAAGAGATGGTTACTACAGAAACGCCACGCCCATTCTTAACCATGACGGGAATGGTGAAGATGGTCGAAATGATGGTTTTATGGATCCCTACTGGATGAACGGGGGAGGGTATATCTAA